One genomic window of Roseateles sp. DAIF2 includes the following:
- a CDS encoding CysB family HTH-type transcriptional regulator produces the protein MNFQQLRIIREAVQRNFNLTEVAAALFTSQSGVSKHIKDLEDELGVELFVRRGKRLLGLTDPGKELAVIVERMLLDAKNIKRLAEQFSGAEQGRLTIATTHTQARYALPQVVARFKAAYPRVHLVLHQGSPAEIVALLQSGEADIGIATEALQEVSQFVTFPYYDWHHAVVVPEGHALTRAGVPSLESLAEHPLITYHEGYTGRARIDASFAAAGLTPDIVMSALDADVIKTYVQVGLGVGIVAAMAFEPQRDSGLQLLDASHLFRANTTRIALKRGHYLRGFAYRFLQECVADLREDVVREAMNGGDRPQD, from the coding sequence ATGAACTTCCAGCAACTGCGCATCATCCGCGAGGCGGTGCAGCGCAACTTCAACCTGACCGAGGTGGCGGCCGCGCTGTTCACCTCGCAGTCCGGCGTCTCCAAGCACATCAAGGACCTGGAGGACGAGCTGGGCGTCGAGCTGTTCGTGCGCCGCGGCAAGCGCCTGCTGGGCCTGACCGATCCGGGCAAGGAGCTGGCGGTGATCGTCGAGCGCATGCTGCTGGACGCGAAGAACATCAAGCGCCTGGCCGAGCAGTTCTCCGGCGCCGAGCAGGGCCGGCTGACGATCGCCACCACGCATACCCAGGCGCGCTACGCGCTGCCGCAGGTGGTGGCGCGCTTCAAGGCGGCCTATCCGCGCGTGCACCTGGTGCTGCATCAGGGCAGCCCGGCCGAGATCGTCGCGCTGCTGCAGTCGGGCGAGGCCGACATCGGCATCGCGACCGAGGCGCTGCAGGAGGTGAGCCAGTTCGTCACCTTCCCCTATTACGACTGGCACCATGCCGTGGTCGTGCCCGAGGGCCATGCGCTGACGCGCGCCGGCGTGCCGAGCCTGGAGAGCCTGGCCGAGCATCCGCTGATCACCTATCACGAGGGCTACACCGGCCGCGCGCGCATCGACGCCAGCTTCGCCGCCGCCGGCCTGACGCCGGACATCGTGATGTCGGCGCTGGATGCCGACGTGATCAAGACCTATGTGCAGGTGGGCCTGGGCGTGGGCATCGTCGCCGCGATGGCCTTCGAGCCGCAGCGCGACTCGGGCCTGCAGCTGCTCGACGCCTCGCACCTGTTCCGCGCCAACACCACCCGTATCGCGCTCAAGCGCGGTCATTACCTGCGCGGCTTCGCCTACCGCTTCCTGCAGGAATGCGTGGCCGATCTGCGCGAGGACGTGGTGCGCGAGGCGATGAACGGCGGCGACCGGCCACAGGACTGA